The Anaeromyxobacter sp. Fw109-5 genomic interval GCTGCAGCCTCAAGGCGTTCCGCGGCTCCGTCGTGCGCGAGGTGCGCCTCTACGGCGAGATGCACCGCTTCATCCCGGCCTGGCTCGCCACCGTGACCTCGCCGGACCGCATGGCGGAGGTGCCCGTCTCGCACCACGGCCGGGCGCGCGGGAAGTCCAAGTACGGCCTCTCCCGGACGTTCCGCGTGCTCATCGATCTGCTCGCGGTCCACTTCTTCCTGCGCTACCGCGCGCGGCCCGGACACTTCTTCGGCAGCATCGGCCTCGCCGTGCTCGGCGCCGGGCTCGCGATCCTCGGCTATCTCGGGTTCCTCAAGCTCACCGGCGAGAGCATCGGCGGACGTCCGCTGCTCTCCCTCGGCTTCTTCTGCGTGATCGGCGGGGTGCAGCTCCTCACCACCGGCGTCCTCGCCGAGCTGCTCGTCCGCGTCTACTACGAGGGCGGGCGCGCTCGCTCGTATCACGCCGCGCCCGCGGCCTCGCTCCGCGAGGGCGCCGGGTGGCACGCCCCGCGCCCCCGGCCCCTCCAGCTCCCCCCGCCGGAGGGCGGATGAGGATCCCGACTCAGCCGCTTCGCCGCGAGCCGACCGCCGGCCCGCGGCCCGCGGCCACGACGGCGGACGAGCCGTGGTCCTCCGCCGAGCGGCGCTGGTACGCGGGCGCGATGGCGCTCGCCCTGCTCGTCATGGCGGCGGGGCTCGTCTTCCCGGACCTCATGGGCGGCGACGCCGCGCAGGACGCGGTGATGGCGCTGCGGATGTACCTCGCCGACGACTGGGTCAACCTCGTCAAGAACGGGCGCGACTACCTCGACAAGCCGCACCTCCTCTTCTGGTCGGCGCGGGCGAGCTACGAGCTGTTCGGCGTGCACGACTGGGCCTACCGGCTCCCGTCGGCCCTGGCCTCCCTGCTCGGCGCGTGGGCGGCCTACGGCATGGCGAGGCGCCTCCACGGCGAGACGGCCGGCCGGCTCGCGGCGCTCATGGTGGTCACCGCGTACGCGATCGTGCTCGGCAATCACGACGTCCGCATGGACGCCCTGCTCATGGGCTTCACCGCCTTCGGGACCTGGCAGCTCCTCGAGTACCTGGAGACCGGCCGCGCCCGAGCGGCGGTCCTCGGCGGCGCCGGCG includes:
- a CDS encoding glycosyltransferase family 2 protein, which produces MLPHVASELAETPTAVELPPHRLSVVVPMYDERDNAAPLVDAVQAALAEHPHPWELVVVDDGSRDGTAAALERRAAQVGEHVRVIRLLRNHGQSAAMQAGIDAARGDVIVTMDGDLQNDPRDIPALVARLLRGDLDLVAGWRQRREDGLLLRKLPSRVANRLIRRATGLRFHDLGCSLKAFRGSVVREVRLYGEMHRFIPAWLATVTSPDRMAEVPVSHHGRARGKSKYGLSRTFRVLIDLLAVHFFLRYRARPGHFFGSIGLAVLGAGLAILGYLGFLKLTGESIGGRPLLSLGFFCVIGGVQLLTTGVLAELLVRVYYEGGRARSYHAAPAASLREGAGWHAPRPRPLQLPPPEGG